The genome window AATACTGACGCCAGTGTGCTTAATGCGATAGCAGCCGGAGGAGGGATTATTCGGGATCATTGGGGGAAGGTTATCACAGCCTTTTATAAGGAATTTGGAGAGATGCAAGTTCTGGAGGTAGAGGCACGGGCTCTAATACTCGGCTTAGAGTTATATGTGCAAATGGGGATATCTGGGTTTCAGACGGAGATGGATTCAAGGCTATTGTATCAGTTGGTCATAACGAATGGCTCGACAAGGTAGCCCCTGTGCAATGTCATTCGCCGAATCTAGTATGTTCTCCAGAGTCTTGATGGGTCACTGGAGTGTATTTAAAGAGAAGCCAATGCGGTGGTAGATTCTTTAGCTAGCCTATGGAATGGTGGCTCATGTTTTTTTGGGTCTATGTTGCAGCTACCCAAGGTTACTCAAAATTTGGTCCATTTGGACAACTTTGTTTGCCCAGCTGTGAGAGCTGTAAATGTAAGGGAGTAGCGCTCCTTATTTATAGCTTTTTCATGTACTAGACAACAATTCAGATTTCCTTGATTAATAAAACTTAAGTTGATTAAAAAAATGCCATCACTAATGAAGAATTGAATCTCCATCATGTGTCAAAAAGTGCAAACAAAAAATTGCAGTCAAAGTCGTGTGTCAAAGGAATTATAAACGTAGTATTACATAATTAATCACATAATAAAGATATAGGTTCATCTTACATTATTAATTGGTAGGCATTAAAACAACTAAAGTATTACATACACTAGTTGAATCAGCATTATATAATGCTATAACTATAGTAGTGGTCCCGCCCTTAGGTAAGTATGGGTATTTCCCTCCTTATCTCACTcttgaaaattacaaaataacatataaacCTTTTGATGTTGTTAACTTACAAGTACAATTATGCCTTCTAAACTTTTAAGAATCACACTCTTCTCTCAAATCATCCATTAACCTTGGTTGCATGATTTGCTACTCTATGAAAATAAGCATGTGATTCGTAGAAATAATTATGTGCATTTCATAGTGTTACATACTAAGACTAACTTGTCATACGTTATTAATTTGTATTTATATCTAAATTTATGATTGTATTGTTTTCTTTCATAAACCTAAGATACTTTAATATGTCCATGAAAGTGATTTTGAATTGAAGTTTTGAGTGTGTTCTTGTTTCTATATGTATTGTTCAAATTTAGTTAAGTACATAAAAATTCTATAGTGGTGCATATTAACTTAGGGGGTGCTTGGTTCATGCTCCGGAATTGGAATTGGATATGGAATGAATTATAAAAAATCAGTATGGGTATAAGCTCGTGGTATCGTTGAAATCACTACTGCTTGGTACAATTTTTAGTGGAATGGGTATCAAAATTATTATTGCATTTTTGCcctatctttttcttttgttgggtCCATTCACACGGGTCTTTAGCAGCAACCGCCAGTTATCAGCTGCCTTGCTTTCAGCCTATCTGCAGCTATTCCGAAGCCAACCCATCCTCCCACCGGAGCTCTCCTTCAACTTCCAGCAACCGAAGATCCCGTCCCACAAGACCTTCATGATAAAGAAGAAGCTGGTGAAGAAGCAGAGACAGAACAGGCCCATCCCTTATTGGATCCGCATGCGCACTGACAACACCATCCGCTACAACGCCAAGCGCCGCCACTGGCGCCGCACCAAGCTCGGCTTCTAAATCTTCTGCGTCCGCTGTCACCATCATGTTACTTGTATTTGTCTCGAGCTTTTTTACTTCTGCCGCCACTTTTTTGTTGTAGGTCTTGATCGAATTTCATTTGATTCGAAGTCACAAAATTGAAACTTTAATTtgattgaaggaaaaaaaagagggcGAGGAAGGAGTGATACTAGTGAGAAGGAAGGTGAAAGTTTTTGAGATGTTAAGTGATGGCAAcaagaaaaatttttagatgCCATGGATGAGGAGACAAGTGGTGGGAGGTGATGGGGAAGACAAGAGGGAGGATGACGGGATGAGGGTGAAGGGGTGAGTggataaaaaaaatgttttataaAAATTATCTTGGAATCAAATATAGGAATTAACAAAACCCACCAAATCACTCAGGAATGGAGAGTTCCCAACTTTTTAGAATTCATTCCAAAATCTTCAATCCCATACCTATTATCCAAGCACTTAAAATGGACATCATTCCAAATCTTGAATCCCATACCCTCAAACCAAGCACCCCCTTACTCCTTTTCTCCTCTAGGTTGGTCTAATTGGAATAACATGACATACGTTGTTAAGATTTGTCATATATATTGAATCTTATACTATTTTATTAACCATGTGTTTACGA of Coffea arabica cultivar ET-39 chromosome 5c, Coffea Arabica ET-39 HiFi, whole genome shotgun sequence contains these proteins:
- the LOC113723415 gene encoding large ribosomal subunit protein eL39-like — encoded protein: MIKKKLVKKQRQNRPIPYWIRMRTDNTIRYNAKRRHWRRTKLGF